A single Thermosynechococcus vestitus BP-1 DNA region contains:
- the ndhS gene encoding photosynthetic/respiratory NAD(P)H-quinone oxidoreductase subunit S produces the protein MIRPIADTYPLLPLSKAQMGQRQEIINSHKRLWDKTMATDLIMTILPGMTVKVTNPNDTYYQFQGIVQRITDGKVAVLFEGGNWDKLVTFQASELEPVVVTPKEKAKAKK, from the coding sequence ATGATCAGGCCAATAGCTGATACTTATCCTTTGCTACCCCTCAGCAAAGCCCAAATGGGTCAAAGGCAGGAGATAATAAACTCCCATAAACGGCTTTGGGATAAAACGATGGCCACTGACTTAATCATGACGATTCTCCCCGGTATGACCGTGAAGGTTACCAATCCCAACGATACTTACTACCAATTTCAGGGGATTGTGCAGCGGATCACAGACGGCAAAGTAGCAGTGCTCTTTGAGGGAGGGAACTGGGATAAACTGGTGACTTTTCAGGCCAGCGAGCTAGAACCAGTGGTGGTCACGCCCAAGGAAAAAGCGAAAGCGAAAAAGTAA
- a CDS encoding HAS-barrel domain-containing protein has protein sequence MARRSPPPQPFAEIIQTATDHCIAQCHEPPGLDFPVVPALGSWVRIPEGDRVIYGVVAYVVTAPIDTIHRATALGLSLEQLREEQPHIFAMLKTEVTIAIAGFQEREHFYHHLPPHPPQMHQQVYGCPPEEVIAFSGTLTFLRTLLTLRYGPGDALVAATLRSLYQLRQRDRQWLVQAAQYLNRLLKDDYDRLRGIIEQL, from the coding sequence ATGGCGCGGCGATCGCCTCCCCCCCAGCCCTTTGCTGAAATTATCCAGACGGCAACGGATCACTGCATTGCCCAGTGCCACGAGCCCCCTGGCCTTGATTTTCCGGTAGTGCCAGCCCTAGGTAGTTGGGTGCGGATTCCCGAAGGTGATCGCGTCATTTATGGTGTTGTCGCCTACGTAGTGACGGCTCCCATTGACACAATTCACCGTGCCACTGCCTTGGGGCTCTCCCTAGAGCAACTACGAGAAGAGCAGCCCCATATTTTCGCTATGTTGAAAACCGAGGTCACAATCGCTATAGCTGGCTTTCAGGAAAGGGAGCACTTTTATCACCATTTGCCCCCCCACCCACCCCAGATGCACCAGCAGGTCTATGGGTGTCCCCCGGAGGAGGTGATTGCCTTCAGTGGCACATTGACCTTTTTGCGAACACTGTTGACCCTACGCTATGGTCCCGGAGATGCCCTGGTGGCCGCAACCCTCCGTTCCTTGTATCAACTCCGACAGCGCGATCGCCAGTGGCTGGTGCAAGCAGCCCAATACCTGAACCGACTCCTCAAGGATGACTACGATCGCCTGCGGGGCATTATTGAGCAGCTATAA
- a CDS encoding cytochrome b/b6 domain-containing protein, with translation MAKPAPYQPLLLRLTHGAIAILVLLALLSGFWVYNTYDGRWGSLPLPQIPDIQGLHGTIALVLLLLFPLFALYCFHWGDRRLLHKKSLAQLSQGNWPAWQRLANTLMLVAVTFALITGRMMKEEWLPAGDLNRGWYLAHLGAWSGVLLGLLSHLILGAKAGGRALLASMISFAIRPEDRRLQNWWRGGRLKPSSQLLLGLEISVLLGIGAAFVLPAVIAAQ, from the coding sequence ATGGCCAAGCCGGCTCCCTATCAACCCCTTTTGCTGCGCCTTACCCATGGGGCGATCGCGATTCTGGTGCTACTTGCTCTTCTGTCAGGGTTTTGGGTCTATAACACCTACGACGGCCGCTGGGGATCCCTGCCCCTACCCCAGATTCCCGATATCCAAGGTCTCCACGGGACAATTGCCCTTGTGCTGCTGTTGCTGTTTCCCCTCTTTGCTCTTTACTGTTTCCATTGGGGCGATCGCCGGCTGTTGCACAAAAAATCCTTGGCACAACTTTCCCAAGGGAATTGGCCTGCTTGGCAGCGGTTGGCAAATACCCTAATGCTGGTGGCTGTCACCTTTGCCCTGATCACGGGGCGGATGATGAAAGAGGAGTGGTTGCCCGCAGGCGATCTCAATCGAGGCTGGTATTTAGCGCATTTAGGCGCTTGGAGTGGGGTGCTCCTGGGCTTGCTGTCTCACCTGATTCTGGGGGCAAAGGCAGGGGGGCGGGCCCTTTTGGCGTCAATGATCAGTTTTGCAATCCGCCCAGAGGATCGGCGGCTCCAGAACTGGTGGCGTGGGGGTAGGCTTAAACCTTCTAGTCAACTGTTGCTTGGTCTAGAAATCAGTGTTTTGCTGGGGATTGGGGCGGCTTTTGTCTTGCCGGCTGTTATAGCTGCTCAATAA
- a CDS encoding M48 family metallopeptidase — translation MPVSASSSLRADQFRHPRDREATQALQQLPGLNLLVRSLLGSVAEQAFYLENIGSSLRLSEQQLPDIYHLHTEACRILGLEPPQLYLKQHPVPNAYTFAMRGKQPFVVLHSALVELLTPQELQAVLAHELGHLKCEHGVYLTIANLLLFAASQLSPWGLLLAQGLQTQLLHWLRCAELTCDRAALLVTQDPRIVASVLMKLCGGSPQWSDRLNLDAFIAQAREYEAADRGWYYLFKELQASQLTHPLPVLRAREILDWAETQQYDRLLKQLHPTRQ, via the coding sequence ATGCCTGTTTCAGCATCTTCCAGCCTCAGGGCTGATCAGTTTCGTCATCCCCGCGATCGCGAGGCCACCCAAGCGCTCCAACAACTGCCGGGGTTAAATCTTCTTGTGCGATCGCTCCTAGGCTCAGTGGCAGAGCAGGCCTTTTACCTGGAAAACATTGGCAGTAGTCTGCGCCTTAGTGAACAGCAACTTCCAGATATTTACCATCTCCACACTGAGGCTTGCCGTATTTTAGGCCTAGAGCCCCCCCAACTCTATCTCAAGCAACATCCCGTCCCCAATGCCTATACCTTTGCCATGCGGGGTAAGCAGCCCTTTGTGGTACTACACTCGGCCCTAGTTGAGCTACTGACCCCCCAAGAGTTGCAGGCAGTCCTGGCGCACGAGTTGGGACATCTAAAGTGTGAGCATGGCGTGTATCTGACGATCGCCAACCTGCTGCTTTTTGCCGCTAGCCAACTTTCCCCTTGGGGCTTGCTCTTGGCCCAGGGGCTGCAAACGCAATTGCTCCACTGGCTGCGCTGTGCTGAACTCACCTGCGATCGCGCGGCATTGTTGGTAACCCAAGACCCACGGATTGTGGCCTCGGTACTCATGAAACTCTGTGGTGGCTCTCCGCAGTGGAGCGATCGCCTCAATCTCGACGCCTTTATTGCCCAAGCCCGGGAATATGAGGCTGCCGATCGGGGTTGGTACTATCTTTTCAAGGAATTGCAGGCCAGTCAACTCACCCACCCCCTACCGGTTCTGCGGGCCCGGGAGATTCTTGATTGGGCGGAAACTCAGCAGTACGATCGCCTCCTGAAGCAGTTACACCCCACTCGTCAATAA
- a CDS encoding DNA-directed RNA polymerase subunit beta'' codes for MTEKKPIFFNRIIDKKGLRDLIAWSFSNFGTARTAEMADKIKDLGFHYATRAGVSISVDDLLVPPKKQELLEAAEKEIKTAQERYSRGEITEVERFQKVIDTWNSTNEELKNEVVRHFRNTDVLNSVYMMAFSGARGNLSQVRQLVGMRGLMANPQGEIIDLPIKTNFREGLTVTEYIISSYGARKGLVDTALRTADSGYLTRRLVDVSQDVIIREEDCETERGITLRSMTVGDKVLALQDRLLGRVVLNDVRHPQTGEVLVAKNQAISADLAKKIVDAGIEEVVVRSPLTCEATGSVCRLCYGWSLAHARLVDMGEAVGIIAAQSIGEPGTQLTMRTFHTGGVFTGEVARQERAPFAGTVEYGKKLRVRPYRTRHGDDAFIVETAGKLVVKGGQQRQEFDLSQGSIVLVADGETVAAGQLLAEVAQAARSVRKATEKVTKDVASDLAGQVKFVNLDAEEKRDRQGTTTRIAPKGGLIWVLSGEVYNLPPGAEPVVKNGDRIEAGAVLAETTVKTEHGGVVRLPEQQDSKGGREVEIITASVMLDKAKVLKETQQGREHYIIETATGQRFSLKAAPGTKVANGQVVAELIDDRYHTTTGGILKYADIEVAKKGKAKQGYEVLKGGTLLWIPEETHEVNKDISLLMVEDNQYVEAGTEVVKDIFCQNSGVVEVIQKNDILREIIIKPGELHLVDDPEAARLKHGTLARPGEEVLPGLVVDTLSQVDYLEDTPEGPAILLRPVQEFSVPDEPSVPSQDSSDGSGQSIRLRAVQRLPYKHDERVKSVDGVDLLRTQLVLEIGSEAPQLAADIEIVTDEVDPEAQRLQLVILESLIIRRDIAADQTQGSTFTSLLVKDGDHIGPGAVIARTDIKAKQAGEVQGIVRSGESVRRILVVTDSDRLRVETNGAKPTVKVGDLVRPGDELAKGVTAPETAAVMAVADDHVILRLARPYLVSPGAVLQIEEGDLVQRGDNLALLVFERAKTGDIIQGLPRIEELLEARHPKEKCVLAVRPGTCQVTYNSDDSVEIKVIEEDGTIQEYPVLPGQNPLVVDGQKVNLADPLTDGPVDPHDILSIYFEYYKPQGLLKAAQTSLEKVQSFLVNEVQSVYLSQGIEIADKHIEVIVRQMTSKVRIDDAGDTILLSGELMTLRQAEQANEPMALTGGAPAQYTPVLLGITKASLNTDSFISAASFQETTRVLTEAAIEGKSDWLRGLKENVIIGRLIPAGTGFNSYEESSNGDEEWEEGEDRLGQTHVISPEPESPKMTVNVTADLGEDVLIDDETAPHVIEKITGGARDFEFASSDVEEDELTEEDDDYGDEEEEDAF; via the coding sequence ATGACAGAGAAAAAGCCTATTTTCTTTAACCGCATCATTGACAAAAAAGGCTTGCGGGACCTGATTGCCTGGTCCTTTAGCAACTTTGGCACTGCCCGCACAGCGGAAATGGCTGACAAAATCAAAGACCTGGGCTTTCATTATGCCACCCGCGCCGGTGTCTCCATCAGTGTCGATGATCTGCTTGTGCCCCCCAAAAAACAGGAACTCCTTGAAGCGGCAGAAAAGGAAATTAAAACCGCCCAGGAGCGCTACTCCCGGGGTGAAATCACGGAGGTGGAACGCTTCCAAAAGGTGATTGATACTTGGAACAGCACAAACGAAGAATTGAAAAACGAGGTGGTGCGGCACTTCCGCAATACTGATGTCCTCAACTCCGTGTACATGATGGCCTTCTCCGGGGCGCGGGGGAACCTCTCGCAGGTGCGCCAGTTAGTGGGCATGCGCGGTTTGATGGCTAATCCCCAAGGGGAAATCATTGACCTGCCGATTAAAACCAACTTCCGCGAAGGTCTGACGGTGACGGAGTACATTATCTCCTCCTACGGTGCGCGCAAAGGACTAGTGGATACGGCATTGCGGACCGCAGACTCCGGTTACTTGACCCGGCGCTTGGTGGATGTCTCCCAAGATGTGATTATCCGCGAAGAGGATTGTGAAACAGAGCGAGGCATTACGCTGCGCAGTATGACCGTGGGGGATAAGGTATTGGCCCTACAGGATCGCCTTTTGGGCCGGGTGGTGCTCAATGATGTCCGCCATCCGCAAACGGGCGAAGTGCTGGTGGCCAAAAATCAAGCCATCTCCGCTGATTTGGCTAAGAAAATTGTTGATGCCGGTATTGAAGAAGTGGTGGTGCGATCGCCCCTCACCTGCGAGGCCACTGGCTCTGTGTGTCGTTTGTGCTACGGCTGGAGCCTTGCCCATGCCCGACTGGTGGATATGGGAGAAGCGGTCGGCATTATTGCTGCTCAGTCCATTGGCGAACCCGGCACGCAGTTGACGATGCGCACGTTCCACACCGGTGGGGTGTTTACTGGGGAAGTGGCCCGCCAAGAACGCGCTCCCTTTGCCGGCACGGTGGAGTACGGCAAGAAATTACGGGTACGTCCCTACCGCACTCGCCACGGTGATGATGCTTTTATTGTCGAAACCGCTGGCAAGCTCGTCGTCAAAGGCGGTCAGCAACGTCAAGAATTTGACCTCTCCCAAGGGTCAATTGTTCTAGTGGCGGATGGTGAAACCGTTGCAGCGGGTCAATTATTGGCGGAGGTGGCACAGGCCGCCCGCAGTGTCCGCAAGGCCACGGAGAAAGTCACAAAGGATGTGGCCTCGGATTTGGCGGGTCAAGTGAAGTTCGTCAACCTAGACGCGGAGGAGAAGCGCGATCGCCAAGGCACTACAACCCGCATTGCCCCCAAAGGTGGGTTGATTTGGGTGCTGTCGGGGGAAGTGTACAATCTGCCCCCTGGTGCTGAGCCGGTTGTTAAAAATGGCGATCGCATTGAAGCGGGAGCCGTCCTGGCAGAAACCACTGTGAAAACCGAGCATGGGGGGGTGGTGCGTCTCCCTGAACAACAGGACAGCAAAGGCGGTCGCGAGGTGGAAATTATTACCGCTTCGGTGATGCTGGATAAAGCAAAGGTGCTCAAGGAAACACAGCAGGGACGCGAGCACTACATTATTGAAACCGCCACTGGCCAGCGCTTTTCCCTGAAGGCCGCCCCCGGCACCAAGGTGGCCAATGGTCAAGTGGTAGCTGAGCTGATTGACGATCGCTACCACACCACGACGGGCGGTATCCTCAAATACGCTGACATCGAAGTGGCCAAAAAAGGCAAAGCCAAGCAGGGCTATGAAGTCCTCAAGGGGGGGACCCTCCTATGGATTCCCGAAGAAACCCACGAGGTGAACAAGGATATTTCCCTGCTGATGGTGGAGGACAACCAATACGTCGAAGCGGGGACTGAGGTTGTCAAGGACATCTTTTGCCAAAACAGTGGTGTTGTCGAAGTCATCCAGAAAAACGACATCCTGCGGGAAATTATTATCAAGCCTGGCGAACTTCACCTTGTGGATGATCCGGAAGCAGCACGGCTGAAGCATGGCACATTGGCCCGTCCCGGGGAAGAAGTCCTCCCCGGCCTTGTGGTCGACACCCTCTCGCAAGTGGATTACCTGGAGGACACCCCCGAAGGACCAGCGATTCTTCTGCGCCCTGTTCAAGAATTTAGCGTTCCTGATGAGCCATCGGTACCCAGCCAAGACTCCAGTGATGGTTCAGGGCAGTCGATTCGCCTGCGGGCCGTACAGCGGTTGCCCTACAAACACGATGAGCGGGTCAAATCCGTTGATGGCGTTGATCTGCTGCGGACGCAGTTAGTCCTTGAAATTGGCAGCGAAGCCCCACAACTTGCCGCTGACATTGAAATTGTCACGGATGAGGTAGATCCAGAAGCCCAGCGCCTCCAACTGGTGATTCTTGAGTCCTTGATTATTCGCCGTGACATTGCTGCGGATCAAACCCAAGGGAGCACCTTTACCTCCCTTCTGGTCAAAGATGGTGATCACATTGGCCCCGGTGCTGTCATTGCCCGCACCGACATCAAAGCCAAGCAAGCGGGGGAGGTGCAGGGAATTGTGCGCAGTGGCGAATCCGTTCGCCGCATTCTGGTTGTTACCGATAGCGATCGCCTGCGGGTAGAGACCAATGGTGCCAAGCCCACCGTCAAAGTTGGTGATCTGGTGCGTCCCGGCGATGAACTGGCCAAGGGGGTCACTGCTCCTGAAACCGCCGCTGTTATGGCAGTGGCCGATGACCACGTGATCCTGCGCTTAGCCCGTCCCTACCTGGTCTCGCCGGGGGCAGTGCTGCAAATTGAGGAGGGCGACCTTGTGCAACGGGGGGATAACCTCGCCCTGTTGGTATTTGAGCGGGCGAAAACGGGTGACATCATTCAGGGGTTACCTCGGATTGAAGAACTCCTTGAAGCTCGCCATCCCAAGGAAAAATGCGTGCTGGCGGTGCGCCCCGGCACCTGTCAAGTCACCTACAACAGTGACGACAGCGTAGAGATCAAAGTCATTGAAGAGGATGGCACAATTCAGGAATACCCTGTCCTGCCGGGTCAAAACCCCTTGGTGGTGGATGGTCAAAAGGTCAATCTTGCTGACCCCCTCACCGATGGTCCTGTGGATCCCCACGACATCCTCTCAATTTACTTTGAGTACTACAAACCCCAAGGGTTGCTCAAAGCTGCCCAAACTAGCCTTGAGAAGGTGCAATCCTTCTTGGTCAATGAGGTGCAGTCGGTGTATCTCAGTCAAGGTATTGAGATTGCCGATAAACACATTGAGGTGATTGTCCGCCAGATGACCTCCAAGGTGCGGATTGACGATGCGGGCGATACCATCCTGCTCTCCGGTGAACTCATGACTCTGCGGCAGGCGGAACAAGCCAACGAACCCATGGCGCTGACCGGTGGTGCACCCGCCCAATATACCCCTGTTCTGTTGGGGATTACCAAGGCCTCGCTGAATACCGACAGCTTCATTTCAGCCGCCAGTTTCCAAGAGACGACACGGGTACTTACTGAAGCAGCCATTGAAGGCAAGTCGGATTGGCTGCGGGGACTCAAGGAAAACGTGATCATTGGCCGTCTCATCCCAGCCGGCACCGGCTTCAACAGCTACGAGGAAAGTAGCAACGGTGACGAAGAGTGGGAAGAGGGTGAAGATCGCTTGGGCCAAACCCACGTTATCAGCCCTGAACCCGAATCACCAAAGATGACGGTCAATGTGACGGCTGACCTCGGTGAAGATGTTCTCATTGATGACGAAACGGCACCCCACGTGATTGAAAAGATTACGGGAGGGGCTCGCGATTTTGAATTCGCCAGTAGTGATGTTGAGGAGGACGAACTCACAGAGGAGGACGATGACTATGGGGATGAAGAGGAGGAGGACGCCTTCTAA
- a CDS encoding DNA-directed RNA polymerase subunit gamma gives MPRLEQRFDYVKVSLASPERIIQWGQRTLPNGQVVGEVTKPETINYRTLKPEMDGLFCERIFGPAKDWECHCGKYKRVRHRGIVCERCGVEVTESRVRRHRMGYIKLAAPVTHVWYLKGIPSYMAILLDMPLRDVEQIVYFNSYVVLDPGNHPGLSYKQLLSEDQWQDIEEEIYREDSELEGVEVGIGAEAIQRLLRDLDLQAEADQLRQEILNSKGQKRAKLIKRLRVIDNFIATGAKPEWMVLTVIPVIPPDLRPMVQLDGGRFATSDLNDLYRRVINRNNRLARLQEILAPEIIVRNEKRMLQEAVDALIDNGRRGRTVVGANNRPLKSLSDIIEGKQGRFRQNLLGKRVDYSGRSVIVVGPKLQMHQCGLPREMAIELFQPFVIHRLIRQQIVNNIKAAKRMIQRNDPQIWDVLEEVIEGHPVLLNRAPTLHRLGIQAFEPILVEGRAIQLHPLVCPAFNADFDGDQMAVHVPLSIEAQAEARMLMLASNNILSPATGKPIITPSQDMVLGCYYLTAENPKLPDYSDRYYANFQDVVMAYEQGHLPLHAFVWVRYDGEVDDGDTSEPQITTYEDGSRLLEYALRRVKEDANGQRISQYIRTTPGRIIYNQTIQEALAS, from the coding sequence ATGCCCAGACTCGAGCAACGCTTTGATTATGTAAAAGTGTCTCTGGCCTCACCCGAGCGCATCATTCAGTGGGGACAGCGCACCCTCCCCAACGGTCAAGTGGTGGGCGAGGTCACCAAGCCAGAAACGATTAACTATCGCACCCTCAAGCCGGAGATGGATGGCCTCTTCTGCGAACGGATTTTTGGCCCTGCCAAGGATTGGGAGTGCCACTGCGGTAAATACAAGCGGGTGCGCCATCGCGGTATTGTCTGCGAGCGCTGCGGCGTTGAAGTCACCGAATCACGGGTGCGCCGCCATCGCATGGGCTACATTAAGTTGGCTGCCCCAGTGACCCATGTCTGGTATCTGAAGGGGATTCCCAGCTACATGGCAATCCTGCTGGATATGCCCCTGCGGGATGTAGAGCAAATCGTCTATTTCAACTCCTACGTCGTCCTGGATCCGGGCAATCACCCTGGCCTCAGCTACAAGCAGCTCCTGAGTGAAGATCAGTGGCAGGACATCGAAGAGGAGATCTATCGGGAGGACTCGGAGCTAGAAGGTGTGGAGGTGGGCATTGGGGCTGAAGCCATTCAACGCCTGCTACGGGATTTGGACTTGCAAGCGGAGGCCGACCAACTGCGGCAGGAAATCCTTAACTCCAAAGGGCAAAAACGCGCCAAGCTCATCAAACGCCTGCGGGTCATTGATAACTTTATTGCCACTGGCGCCAAGCCGGAATGGATGGTCTTGACCGTGATTCCCGTGATTCCACCGGATCTGCGGCCAATGGTGCAGTTAGATGGCGGGCGCTTTGCCACCTCTGACCTTAATGACTTATACCGCCGTGTCATTAACCGCAACAACCGCCTGGCCCGCCTGCAAGAGATTCTGGCGCCCGAGATTATTGTCCGCAATGAGAAGCGGATGCTGCAAGAGGCGGTGGATGCCCTGATTGATAATGGTCGTCGCGGTCGCACGGTGGTGGGGGCCAATAACCGTCCTCTGAAGTCCCTGTCCGACATTATTGAGGGGAAACAGGGACGCTTCCGCCAAAACCTCCTTGGGAAACGGGTGGACTACTCCGGTCGGTCGGTGATTGTGGTGGGGCCAAAACTGCAAATGCACCAGTGTGGCCTGCCTCGGGAAATGGCCATTGAACTTTTTCAGCCCTTTGTGATTCACCGCTTGATTCGCCAACAAATTGTCAACAACATTAAGGCGGCCAAGCGCATGATCCAGCGCAATGATCCTCAAATTTGGGATGTGCTGGAGGAGGTCATTGAGGGTCACCCCGTGCTGCTCAACCGTGCGCCAACACTCCACCGTTTGGGGATTCAGGCCTTTGAGCCGATTCTAGTGGAAGGGCGGGCAATTCAACTGCACCCCTTGGTGTGTCCTGCCTTCAACGCCGACTTTGACGGTGACCAAATGGCGGTGCACGTGCCCCTTTCGATTGAGGCACAGGCGGAGGCGCGGATGCTGATGCTCGCCTCGAATAATATCCTGTCGCCGGCCACGGGTAAGCCAATTATTACCCCCAGCCAAGATATGGTTTTGGGCTGCTATTACTTGACGGCAGAAAATCCAAAGCTGCCAGATTATAGCGATCGCTACTATGCCAACTTCCAGGACGTGGTCATGGCCTACGAACAAGGGCACTTGCCTCTCCATGCCTTTGTTTGGGTGCGCTACGACGGTGAAGTGGACGATGGTGACACCAGTGAACCCCAGATTACGACCTATGAAGATGGTTCCCGTTTGCTGGAGTATGCCCTGCGTCGGGTCAAGGAGGATGCCAACGGTCAACGGATTTCCCAATACATCCGCACAACACCCGGTCGCATTATCTACAACCAAACGATTCAAGAAGCCCTAGCCAGTTAA